The Insulibacter thermoxylanivorax genome segment TTATCCGGTGTATTCTTGACGATGTATTATGTGCCGGATATTGTGAATGCGCATGCATCCGTAGACTATCTTCAGTATAAGGTAGAATTCGGTGAGATCGTACGCGGTATGCACCATTGGGGTGCTTCGCTGACGATTGTGATGATGTTCTTACATACGCTTCGTGTTTTCTTTACTGGTGCTTATAAGGCGCCGCGTGAGATGAACTGGGTCGTCGGCGTACTGATCTTCGCAGTCATTCTCGGCCTTGGTTTTACAGGTTATCTCTTGCCATGGGATAACAAGGCGTATTTCGCCACACAGGTCGGGATTGAGATCGCAGCTTCCGTCCCCTTCGTCGGCGATATCATCAAGGAGTTCCTGCAAGGCGGCGAGATCGTGGGTGCCCAGACCTTGACCCGTTTCTTCGCCCTTCATGTATTTATCTTGCCGGCTATCCTGCTTGGTCTCTTAGCGGCACATTTCATCATGATCCGCAGGCAGGGTATCTCGGGACCGCTGTGATGGAAGGGGGTTACTAGATATGGCTCAAGACCGCAAGGATACGGAGAAAGTAGTATATGTCGGCGATTCTAGGGTGCGCCGCGTACAGAGGACGAATATTCCGAAAGATTATTCGGCATATCCGGGCAAGACCGAGGCCTTTGTCCCGAACTTCTTGCTGAAGGAATGGATGGTCGGCGCCGTCGTATTGGTCGGCTTTATGATCTTGGTGATGACAGAACCGCCGCCGCTGGGTTATCCTGCGGATCCGACCAACACCGCCTTCATTCCGATTCCGGACTGGTACTTCCTGTTCTTGTATCAGTTCTTGAAGTATGATTATGTATCCCAGAGCTTCGTCATGTTCGGTGCTGTACTCGTGCCGGGCATTGCCTT includes the following:
- the qcrB gene encoding menaquinol-cytochrome c reductase cytochrome b subunit, with the protein product MMNKLYNWIDERLDITPLWRDVADHEVPEHVNPAHHFSAFVYCFGGLTFFLVMIQILSGVFLTMYYVPDIVNAHASVDYLQYKVEFGEIVRGMHHWGASLTIVMMFLHTLRVFFTGAYKAPREMNWVVGVLIFAVILGLGFTGYLLPWDNKAYFATQVGIEIAASVPFVGDIIKEFLQGGEIVGAQTLTRFFALHVFILPAILLGLLAAHFIMIRRQGISGPL